The following are encoded in a window of Lagenorhynchus albirostris chromosome 3, mLagAlb1.1, whole genome shotgun sequence genomic DNA:
- the TSSK6 gene encoding testis-specific serine/threonine-protein kinase 6, with the protein MSGDKLLSELGYKLGRTIGEGSYSKVKVATSKKYKGPVAIKVVDRRRAPPDFVNKFLPRELSILRGVRHPHIVHVFEFIEVCNGKLYIVMEAAATDLLQAVQRNGRIPGGQARDLFGQIAGAVRYLHDHHLVHRDLKCENVLLSPDERRVKLTDFGFGRQAHGYPDLSTTYCGSAAYASPEVLLGIPYDPKKYDIWSLGVVLYVMVTGCMPFDDSDIAGLPRRQKRGVLYPDGLELSEHCKALIAELLQFSPTARPSASQVARNCWLRSEDSG; encoded by the coding sequence ATGTCGGGCGACAAGCTTCTGAGCGAACTCGGCTATAAACTGGGCCGCACGATAGGCGAGGGCAGTTACTCCAAGGTGAAGGTGGCCACGTCCAAGAAATACAAGGGCCCGGTGGCCATCAAGGTGGTGGACCGGCGGCGCGCGCCGCCAGACTTCGTCAACAAGTTCCTGCCACGCGAGTTGTCCATCCTTCGGGGCGTGCGGCACCCGCACATCGTGCACGTCTTCGAGTTCATCGAGGTGTGCAACGGGAAGCTGTACATCGTGATGGAGGCGGCCGCCACCGACCTACTGCAGGCCGTGCAGCGAAACGGGCGCATCCCCGGGGGGCAGGCACGCGACCTCTTCGGGCAGATTGCCGGTGCTGTGCGCTACCTGCACGACCACCACCTGGTGCACCGCGACCTCAAGTGCGAAAACGTGCTGCTGAGCCCTGATGAACGCCGCGTCAAGCTCACTGACTTCGGCTTCGGCCGTCAGGCGCATGGCTACCCCGACCTGAGCACCACCTACTGCGGCTCGGCCGCCTACGCGTCGCCCGAGGTACTCCTCGGCATCCCCTACGACCCCAAGAAGTACGACATATGGAGCCTGGGTGTTGTGCTCTACGTCATGGTCACCGGGTGTATGCCCTTCGACGACTCCGACATCGCCGGCCTGCCCCGGCGTCAGAAGCGCGGCGTTCTCTACCCCGATGGCCTCGAGCTGTCTGAGCACTGCAAGGCCCTAATAGCCGAGTTGCTGCAGTTCAGCCCGACGGCCAGGCCCTCCGCGAGCCAAGTAGCGCGCAACTGCTGGCTGCGTTCGGAGGACTCCGGCTAG
- the NDUFA13 gene encoding NADH dehydrogenase [ubiquinone] 1 alpha subcomplex subunit 13, translated as MAASKVKQDMPPLGGYGPIDYKRNLPRRGLSGYSMFAVGIGTLLFGYWSMMKWNRERRRLQIEDFEARIALMPLLQAEKDRRVLQMLRENLEEEAIIMKDVPDWKVGESVFHTTRWVTPMMGELYGLRTKEEILRSTYGFRWYT; from the exons ATGGCGGCGTCGAAGGTGAAGCAGGACATGCCCCCGCTGGGGGGCTACGGCCCTATCGACTACAAGCGGAACCTTCCGCGTCGGGGACTGTCGG gcTACAGCATGTTCGCCGTGGGCATCGGGACCTTGCTGTTTGGGTACTGGAGCATGATGAAGTGGAACCGCGAACGCAG GCGCCTGCAGATTGAGGACTTCGAGGCCCGCATTGCACTGATGCCTCTGTTGCAGGCAGAGAAGGACCGGAG GGTTCTCCAGATGCTTCGGGAGAACTTGGAGGAGGAGGCGATCATCATGAAGGACGTGCCGGATTGGAAG GTAGGCGAGTCTGTGTTCCACACAACGCGCTGGGTGACCCCCATGATGGGTGAGCTCTACGGGCTGCGCACGAAGGAGGAGATTCTCCGCTCCACCTATGGCTTCAGGTGGTACACGTAG
- the YJEFN3 gene encoding yjeF N-terminal domain-containing protein 3 isoform X2: protein MHLKGCGGGGCLRAQITSAMSSAAGPDLAEAPEERCFLSTAEAAALERELLEDYRFGRQQLVEWCGHASAVAVTKVFPLPAHSRKQRTVLVVCGPEQNGAVGLVCARHLRVFEYEPTIFYPTRSLDPLHRDLTTQCEKMDIPFLSYLPTEVQLINNAYRLVVDAVLGPGVEPGKVGGPCMRALATLKLLSIPLVSLDIPSGWDPETGGDAEDGLRPDVLVSLAAPKQCAGRFSGRHHFVAGRFVPDDVRRKFALRLPGYTGTDCIAAL from the exons ATGCACTTAAAAGGCTGTGGTGGTGGTGGCTGCCTGCGCGCCCAGATCACCTCCGCCATGAGCAGCGCGGCTGGCCCGGACCTAGCGGAGGCACCCGAGGAGCGGTGTTTCCTCAG CACAGCCGAGGCAGCTGCCCTGGAGCGGGAGTTGCTGGAAGATTATCGCTTCGGGCGGCAGCAGCTGGTGGAGTGGTGCGGCCATGCTAGTGCCGTGGCTGTGACCAAG GTGTTCCCTTTGCCTGCCCACTCCCGGAAGCAGAGGACGGTGCTAGTCGTGTGCGGCCCGGAGCAGAATGGGGCAGTGGGGCTGGTCTGTGCCCGGCACCTGCGGGTGTTT GAGTACGAACCAACCATCTTCTACCCCACACGCTCACTGGACCCGCTGCACCGGGACCTGACTACCCAGTGTGAGAAGATGGACATCCCCTTCCTGTCCTATCTGCCCACGGAG gTCCAGCTCATCAACAACGCCTACAGACTGGTGGTGGACGCCGTGCTGGGCCCCGGTGTGGAGCCGGGCAAGGTCGGGGGCCCCTGCATGCGTGCGCTGGCCACGCTCAAGCTACTGTCCATCCCCCTTGTGAGCCTGGACATTCCCTCAG gCTGGGACCCAGAGACCGGCGGCGACGCCGAGGACGGGCTACGACCCGACGTGCTCGTATCGCTGGCGGCGCCCAAGCAATGCGCCGGCCGCTTCTCCGGGCGCCACCACTTCGTGGCCGGCAGGTTCGTGCCCGACGACGTGCGCCGAAAGTTCGCTCTGCGCCTGCCGGGGTACACGGGCACCGACTGCATCGCGGCGCTTTGA
- the YJEFN3 gene encoding yjeF N-terminal domain-containing protein 3 isoform X1, with protein MHLKGCGGGGCLRAQITSAMSSAAGPDLAEAPEERCFLRSWAGLSCGCSSSGPTMSTAEAAALERELLEDYRFGRQQLVEWCGHASAVAVTKVFPLPAHSRKQRTVLVVCGPEQNGAVGLVCARHLRVFEYEPTIFYPTRSLDPLHRDLTTQCEKMDIPFLSYLPTEVQLINNAYRLVVDAVLGPGVEPGKVGGPCMRALATLKLLSIPLVSLDIPSGWDPETGGDAEDGLRPDVLVSLAAPKQCAGRFSGRHHFVAGRFVPDDVRRKFALRLPGYTGTDCIAAL; from the exons ATGCACTTAAAAGGCTGTGGTGGTGGTGGCTGCCTGCGCGCCCAGATCACCTCCGCCATGAGCAGCGCGGCTGGCCCGGACCTAGCGGAGGCACCCGAGGAGCGGTGTTTCCTCAG GAGCTGGGCCGGCCTGTCCTGTGGGTGCTCTTCATCTGGCCCCACCATGAG CACAGCCGAGGCAGCTGCCCTGGAGCGGGAGTTGCTGGAAGATTATCGCTTCGGGCGGCAGCAGCTGGTGGAGTGGTGCGGCCATGCTAGTGCCGTGGCTGTGACCAAG GTGTTCCCTTTGCCTGCCCACTCCCGGAAGCAGAGGACGGTGCTAGTCGTGTGCGGCCCGGAGCAGAATGGGGCAGTGGGGCTGGTCTGTGCCCGGCACCTGCGGGTGTTT GAGTACGAACCAACCATCTTCTACCCCACACGCTCACTGGACCCGCTGCACCGGGACCTGACTACCCAGTGTGAGAAGATGGACATCCCCTTCCTGTCCTATCTGCCCACGGAG gTCCAGCTCATCAACAACGCCTACAGACTGGTGGTGGACGCCGTGCTGGGCCCCGGTGTGGAGCCGGGCAAGGTCGGGGGCCCCTGCATGCGTGCGCTGGCCACGCTCAAGCTACTGTCCATCCCCCTTGTGAGCCTGGACATTCCCTCAG gCTGGGACCCAGAGACCGGCGGCGACGCCGAGGACGGGCTACGACCCGACGTGCTCGTATCGCTGGCGGCGCCCAAGCAATGCGCCGGCCGCTTCTCCGGGCGCCACCACTTCGTGGCCGGCAGGTTCGTGCCCGACGACGTGCGCCGAAAGTTCGCTCTGCGCCTGCCGGGGTACACGGGCACCGACTGCATCGCGGCGCTTTGA
- the CILP2 gene encoding cartilage intermediate layer protein 2 gives MDFLLASEKTGARRVEGRFKLQARFQEALPDVENRGWAKEGTSSRRRGDAGQPEGGAPAAARPAGVRPECTAELGPSLRLSDLAMASLQILLCLCVAAAHLAGTRGTTSEEPMVTAWGLEGSLLHPGQPSPALEDWEEASEWTSWFNVDHPGGDGDFESLAAIRFYYGPARVCPRPLALEARTTDWALPSDVGERVHLNPTRGFWCLNREQPRGRRCSNYHVRFRCPLEATWGAWGPWGPCSGSCGPGRRLRRRRCPSPAADACPGRTLEAQNCVRPTCPEKPYLVKHPESRVREAGQNVTFCCKALGTPMPKKYSWFHNGTLLDRRTHRYGTHLELHGLHPDQAGTYHCKAWNDAGAVRSGTAQLTVLAPGQPACDPQPREHLIKLPDDCGQPGSGPIYLDVGLCPDTPCPSPAGSRPRCGDAGSRCCSVHRLESRKIHCSGYILPVKIVAECGCRKCLPPRGLIRGRVVAAESREPLRFARILLGREPIGFTSYQGDFTIEVAPSTQRLVITFVDPSGQFVDTVRVLPFDPRGAGVYHEVKAMRKKAPVILDASQSNTISLGELEDEAPLGELVIPPRAFRRADGEPYTGAVEARVTFVDPRNVTSAAAAPSDLRFVDSDGELAPLRTYGMFSVDLRAAGSAEQLQTGPVAVRVAASQIRMAGHVEALKLWSLNPDTGLWEEESGFQRERSAASRVRREERVFLVGNVEIRERRLFNLDVPERRRCLVKVRAYANDKFNPNEQVEGVVVTLVNLEPAPGFSANPRAWGRFDSAVTGPNGACLPAFCDADRPDAYTALVTATLGGEELEPAPSRPRPLPATVGVAQPYLDKLGYRRTDHDDPSLKRNGFRINLAKPRSGDPAEANGPVYPWRNLRECQEAPVTASHFRFARVEMEKYEYNVVPFREGVPASWTGDLLAWWPNPQEFRACFLKVKIQGPQEYMVRSHNSGGSHPRTRGQLYGLRDDRSVRDPQRPSTSAACVEFKCSGMLFDQRQVDRTLVTIMPQGSCRRVAVNGLLQDYLTRHPPVAPADDLAVFSMLAPLDPLGHNYGVYTVTDQSPRLAKEIAIGRCFDGSSDGFSREMKADAGTAVTFQCRETPEGRPSLFQRLLESPSAALGDIRREMGEVGRAQARASGPLRTRRGRVQQ, from the exons ATGGACTTCTTGCTGGCCTCGGAGAAAACTGGAGCCAGAAGAGTGGAGGGTAGATTCAAG CTTCAGGCTCGATTCCAGGAGGCACTTCCCGACGTGGAGAACAGAGGGTGGGCTAAGGAGGGGACTTCCAGCCGGCGCCGAGGGGACGCAGGCCAGCCCGAGGGCGGAG CCCCAGCGGCCGCCAGACCCGCGGGAGTCCGACCCGAGTGCACAGCGGAGCTGGGACCCTCCCTCCGACTTTCGGACCTGGCCATGGCGTCACTGCAGATACTGCTCTGCCTCTGTGTCGCCGCCGCGCACCTGGCGGGAACCCGAG GCACCACCTCTGAGGAGCCCATGGTGACTGCGTGGGGCCTTGAAGGTTCATTGCTGCACCCTGGCCAGCCCTCACCAGCCCTGGAGGACTGGGAAG AGGCCAGCGAGTGGACGTCCTGGTTCAACGTCGACCACCCGGGAGGCGACGGTGACTTCGAGAGCTTGGCTGCGATCCGCTTCTATTACGGGCCGGCGCGCGTGTGCCCGCGGCCGCTGGCGCTGGAGGCGCGCACCACAGACTGGGCCCTGCCGTCAGACGTCGGCGAGCGCGTACACTTGAACCCCACGCGAGGTTTCTGGTGCCTCAACCGCGAGCAGCCCCGAGGCCGCCGCTGTTCCAACTACCACGTGCGCTTCCGCTGCCCGCTCG agGCCACGTGGGGTGCGTGGGGCCCGTGGGGTCCTTGTTCGGGGAGCTGCGGGCCAGGCCGTCGCTtgcgccgccgccgctgcccaAGCCCTGCTGCGGATGCGTGTCCTGGGCGTACCCTGGAGGCGCAGAATTGTGTGAGGCCTACATGTCCAG AGAAGCCCTATCTGGTGAAGCACCCTGAGTCCCGAGTTCGAGAGGCTGGCCAGAATGTGACCTTCTGCTGCAAAGCCTTGGGCACCCCCATGCCCAAGAAATACTCCTG GTTCCACAACGGGACCCTGCTGGACAGGCGAACGCACAGGTACGGGACCCACCTGGAGCTGCATGGGCTTCACCCAGACCAGGCAGGCACCTATCACTGCAAAGCGTGGAATGATGCCGGGGCCGTGCGATCGGGCACTGCCCAACTCACCGTGCTTG CCCCAGGCCAGCCAGCCTGTGACCCCCAGCCCCGAGAACACCTGATCAAGCTTCCAGACGACTGTGGTCAGCCAGGCAGCGGCCCCATCTACCTGGACGTAGGCCTTTGCCCTgacaccccctgccccagccctgcaggcTCGAGGCCCCGATGTGGGGACGCAGGCTCCCGCTGCTGCTCGGTGCACCGGCTGGAGAGCAGGAAGATCCACTGCTCTGGTTACATCCTCCCAGTCAAGATAGTAGCTGAATGTGGCTGCCGGAAATGTCTGCCCCCTCGGGGGCTGATCCGGGGACGTGTGGTGGCCGCTGAGTCTAGGGAGCCCTTGCGCTTTGCTCGGATCCTCCTGGGCCGGGAGCCCATTGGCTTCACATCCTACCAGGGTGACTTCACCATTGAGGTGGCACCTTCCACTCAGCGACTGGTGATTACTTTCGTGGACCCCAGTGGCCAGTTCGTGGACACTGTCAGGGTCCTGCCTTTTGACCCTCGAGGTGCGGGCGTGTACCATGAGGTCAAGGCCATGCGCAAGAAAGCCCCTGTCATCTTAGATGCCAGCCAGAGCAACACGATATCCCTCGGGGAGCTGGAGGACGAAGCCCCCTTAGGCGAGCTGGTCATCCCTCCGAGAGCCTTCCGCAGAGCTGATGGTGAACCCTACACAGGGGCTGTGGAGGCCCGGGTGACATTTGTTGACCCCCGAAATGTCACCTCGGCGGCTGCCGCCCCCAGTGACCTGCGATTTGTGGACAGTGACGGGGAGTTGGCTCCACTGCGCACCTACGGCATGTTCTCGGTGGACCTCCGTGCTGCCGGCTCCGCAGAGCAGCTGCAGACCGGGCCGGTGGCCGTGCGTGTGGCCGCCAGCCAGATCCGAATGGCCGGCCACGTGGAGGCCCTGAAGCTGTGGTCGCTGAACCCTGACACGGGCCTGTGGGAAGAGGAGAGCGGCTTCCAGCGTGAGAGGTCGGCGGCCTCACGGGTCCGCCGGGAGGAGCGGGTCTTCCTGGTGGGCAACGTGGAGATCCGGGAGCGGCGTCTGTTCAACCTGGACGTGCCTGAGCGCCGCCGCTGCTTGGTGAAGGTGCGCGCCTACGCCAACGACAAGTTCAACCCCAACGAGCAGGTGGAGGGCGTGGTGGTCACGCTGGTCAACCTGGAGCCTGCCCCCGGCTTCTCGGCCAACCCCCGCGCCTGGGGCCGCTTCGACAGCGCCGTCACTGGTCCCAACGGGGCCTGCCTCCCCGCCTTCTGCGATGCTGACCGGCCAGACGCCTACACCGCCCTGGTCACGGCCACCCTGGGCGGGGAGGAGCTGGAGCCCGCCCCATCCCGGCCCCGCCCACTCCCGGCCACCGTGGGCGTGGCCCAGCCCTACCTAGACAAGCTGGGTTACCGCCGCACCGACCACGACGACCCCTCCCTCAAACGCAATGGCTTCCGCATCAACCTCGCCAAACCCAGGTCCGGCGACCCCGCCGAGGCCAACGGCCCCGTGTACCCGTGGCGCAACCTGCGGGAGTGTCAGGAGGCCCCGGTGACCGCCAGCCACTTCCGCTTTGCTCGCGTGGAGATGGAAAAATACGAGTATAACGTGGTCCCCTTCCGCGAGGGCGTGCCGGCCTCCTGGACTGGAGATCTCCTGGCCTGGTGGCCCAACCCGCAGGAGTTCAGAGCCTGCTTCCTCAAGGTGAAGATCCAGGGTCCCCAGGAATACATGGTCCGCTCCCACAATTCGGGGGGCAGCCACCCTCGGACCCGGGGCCAGCTCTACGGTCTGCGGGATGACCGGAGTGTCCGAGACCCCCAGCGCCCTAGCACATCTGCCGCCTGCGTGGAGTTCAAGTGCAGCGGGATGCTGTTCGACCAGCGTCAGGTGGACAGGACACTGGTGACCATCATGCCCCAGGGCAGCTGCCGGCGCGTGGCGGTCAATGGACTCCTGCAGGATTACTTGACCCGGCACCCCCCTGTTGCACCCGCTGATGACCTGGCTGTCTTCTCCATGCTGGCCCCGCTGGACCCTCTGGGTCACAACTATGGTGTCTATACAGTCACTGACCAGAGCCCAAGGCTGGCCAAGGAGATTGCCATCGGCCGCTGCTTCGATGGCTCCTCTGATGGCTTCTCCAGGGAGATGAAGGCCGATGCTGGCACAGCCGTCACCTTTCAGTGCCGGGAGACACCAGAGGGCCGGCCGAGCCTCTTCCAGAGGCTGCTGGAGTCCCCATCGGCAGCTCTTGGTGACATCCGCAGGGAGATGGGCGAGGTGGGCCGGGCACAGGCACGAGCCTCAGGTCCCCTCCGCACCCGCCGTGGCAGGGTCCAGCAGTGA